ACTATTTTCTAGTCTATTGTTTCTGGATAGATCTAAGAACTGCCTCTTCAGCCTTGGATAAATGTCACTAAGTGGTGTTTGAAAACACCCTGCAAAATGAAATCCATTAAAGGTCGGCCTATTCATAAGCAGTGAcatttttgatcataaaaaaaaaaaatttattcaaaGTCAACATTCAGTCAAACAAATTCCTACCGGCAACATCAACTGAACTTTTGCTCACTAAAATTTTAAGAACGTGTTCCTTCAGTCCGTACAAAGAACTAAAcacaaagaaaaactaaaaatctCCTTCTTCCGGGATTTCCTTTAGACAAGGCCATCCCTGCTAGTACATTCCGCGCCATCCAGCTCCCATGTTATCCTGTTGCCCATAGTAGCCCCCGCTGTTTCCAGTATTGCCCCTTCCTGCAAAGAAAAGTACATTTCATAATTGTTCAATAAAGAGATGAAAGCTACTAAAACTGAAGCAATTTTTTCACAGGCAGTTGCATACAACTTCTAGATGCTTCGGAATGGGACACACCAGACAAAGACAATCAGCATTACCCCTGCAAGTAACCTTGAACCCTCAGCAAATTGAAAGGGAATGAGAAAGGATAGCTGCATCAGTTTGATTTGTAAAGGAGATTTGTGTGCCCCATTAAACTGCATTTTGCCATGAGAATGCTACATTGGTGGATGGTTTCAAGTACGTGAAGATGCAACTTGCTCTGTTTGactattttcagagaaaaaaaaaaaatcgagtttttttttttttcacatgaattcgaaattcaacctttgataaatgggcctgcTAATCTTGTATGACACGTTACAATTACTTTTTGGGGGGCCCAGACTGCACATTTTAAtatctaaatatacattttaaactgtATTATGCAGCCATGACAGTAATatcttaaaaggggtggttctccttgaaggtaacttttattatgttatagaacagtcaattctaatcaacttttcaattggttttcattatttgttttttagttttatagttatttgtctttcttcggactctttgcagctttcaaaagggcgtcacggactcccttctaaaaaacaaatgctctgtaaggctacacatgtattgttattttttattgctgatccttctattcatattccagtctcttattcaaatcaatacatggctgctagggtaatttggaccctagttaccagattgcttaagatgcaaaagagctactgaataaaaaactaaactcaaaaaccttcaataataaaaaatgaaaaccaattgcaaattgtctcagaatattactccctacatcatactaaaagttgtctcaaaggtgaacaacccctttaagtcatttaCAACTGACTGTCAAATGAACTACTGATTATCGGTCAAACAGCACTTACCATATCCTCCTAATCCATCAGGGTTTCCGTAACACCCACTGTAGTTTCCAGTCATGCCCATTCTGCTCACTGCTCCATAACCAGTGCTATCTAAAACAAGATGGatttaagaaatgtatttcaCATAGGAATAGTTTATATTATGTTGCTAATGTAGGTAGCTTTAATATGGCAAAGAATCAGAGCAGTGATTGGCAGAAAAATCTACCGTTATACTGTCAATATGTAGCAAAAAGctttagaggaacagtaacatcaaaaaatgaaagtgctttaaagtgataaaaataatTCAATGCTGCCCTGTACTGGCAAAACTGCTGTCTTTGCGTCTGAAAtactacttttatttatataaataagctgtgtagccattggagcagctatttaaaagagaaaaggctcaggttacacagcagatataaTAAATAgagcataatggtgttatcggttaaCCAGTATTTATCCTATGCCAtattgccttttttcaatttctattttgccattgctactcagcagcttgtttatatgaactatagtagtgtttctgaagcaaacagaccagttttaccagtgcagggcaacactacatgatattttcattactttaaatcagttattttttgttgttacggttcctttaattTATTGCTGGCTCTCATTAGGGACCATGGAAATTCACCATCTCTCCTTACCAACTATGCACTGTAATACTAAAATTTACAGGTGTTGTagccctggccaaatgttttgGGCAAACAGACATCTATACTGCACAACAGTTGCTATGCgtaatttcaattaaaaaaaacccatgcaACGATGATGGATACAAAGAGTGGACAtagcttcattaaaaaaaaaaaaaactagaatagacaacaaatgacattttattaaagAACACTCATACCTAAACCATCTCTGCTATAACATCCCATTCCAGCACCACCGCCAGCAGTTGAATTCAAGAATAACTCAATGTACCGGTGTTCTaaggtgggaaaaaaatgtttttaaaatgtgtcaaaatatcaaactgttcagtagacagAAGTAACAAAAGTTCTGAATTTCATTGCATAAACGATAGTTTATCACCTATATTCCATTTCAGcattcaaaaaatgtattgtggTGAAATGTAAAAGGGCGCtacctttatttttcacattttcttacAAATTTGCCTATTAGGCCTATAGCATACTGGGAATTTTGACCTCTGTGGTGTTTGAGGCAGGTCTAAGCAGCTGATCACAACGTCTTTATAACCTGCTACAGGTCTCCTTTTGTGTTATAATTTAACTAGAAGTAGCCAGGAGTCATCAAATCAAAAAGGTTTGATCGGCCAAACAGATCCGTAAAggtaaactaaaccctaaaaatgaattttgataaaagtgtcaatttatatactgaacttattgcatcagccttaagtttcagcttgtcaatagcagcaactatccaggacttcaaacttgtcacgggggtcaccatcttggaaagtgtccaacactcacatactcagtgggctctgagcagctaatgAGATACCACAGATCTGTGCAACCTGTACACCCCCTGTATCTATAAGTCTGCCTTAATTTAGAAGATAAAGTGGCTCTCAAAAGTAGGCAAGGCAGCATTCAGAAACATGAATTTCAAATCTCGAAATATTGGAACTACCTTTTTACACTATTCTGAGTGAACATGAAGGCTACTCACgcatattatttttatctttagaCATGGCTGCTACTGCATCTTCGTGTGTTGCAAATTCCACATCAGCTTCTCCGGTTGCTCTGCCATCTGCTCCAGCATCAATGTGAACTCTGATAGGAGTCAGTGGTGAAAAGAACTGTAAAgggagaagggttttttttttattcaggcaatatacagtgtataatgCTCATATCTACTTATTCAAAATAGAAACAGGGATTTTCCTTCTTTGTAACAATAGAACAGAGGAGACTCACAAAGACACTTACATTGGCTATATCACTTTCTGTAGCACGAAAAGGCAATCCTCTCATGTGTACAAAGTGTCCACTATGAAACCCTGCGCTTCCATCACCACCTCCACCATATGCTTGAGCCATACCTGGTTATCAGAAACACCCACTCAATACAGTTACAGCATAAATCAATTAAATCTATGACAATTCTCAACACTAAAACTAATCCTGAAATTGTATTAAGAATTTCCAGATGTCAACCGTAAATTTGCAACAGTAAACTTTATCAAGTAAATCAGAGCAAggcaaaaacagaagaaaatagcTACCTCTGCCTTCCCGTAACCGATCATCAAATCCATCTGTTCCAAATCCATAGTTGTTAAAACCACCATATTCCTCAAAACCACTGTATCCTGGGTATACAATAAAAGGGTACAttcaagcttaaaggagaaggaacgctacagaagcagtttattgccaatagattagagaCAATAGTGCAAGCGATAAGactttctgcagaatgctttaccatacccgagtaaacagctctagaagctctctctattTTAgtatatcagctgccatattagttggTGTGACAtgacttcctgcctgagtctctacctgctcattcatagctgtgggctcagattacagcagggagggggaggagggtaaagggaggaggagaggagcaaactgagcatgctcattctGTATAGTTATAATTGATACCTCTGCCTCACCTCtccttttctttctatttctttttctcattttattattgtctaaaatggcaaaaataaaaactttaaaaaaaacgagCATGCTCAttccgtgccctggaggtttatactgaaaacaaGAAGTATAATACAGAAGtccacgtgtacacaatagaaggaaagaaattcagaggactccgagcagcattactttgagagtttactggtgtatttatctagacctttctgataaagcttacattAAAGCTAGAATACAGAACTACAATTTCAACCTAAGATAACCATAGAAATTATACATACCACCACCATAACCGGCACCACCACGCATGCGATCATAAATATTTCCACGTCCCGCTCCATAGTAAGCTCCACGGCCTCCCATAGGTCTGTCATATGGCCCTGGGCGCTGTCCCATCATTCTTCGAGGGGGATCATAATTCGACCTTATTTCGCTTCGGCTACTTTTAAATATCTCAATGTATCTATACACGAGTTTGAAAAGGATAATTCAGTAATGGAGAACACACAAGAGAAATATTTTCAGTgaagaaataaataatgcttATTTTAAACCCATGAAAACTCCAAAACAATGTGTACAACTAAAAATTAAGCAAAAAGAAATGTTACCATAAAttagcatttaaatattaaaaaccacATCATCTGTATTGACAGGAAAGTTTAAGAAGTAAAAATTTAAACCCCCTCCCACCAACACGGAGCCCAAAAACAGAAAAGAGGAATAACCTTCCCAGTCTGTCCATCCCCACCTGTGCCCTATTCTTTCCTTGTGTTTCCCCAGAGCATTTTCTGCTATCTCCTTTGAAGCAAACTGCACGAAGGCCTCCCCTGTGCTTCTCCCCTGGTAGTCCACCGTCAATGTTATCCCATTTGGCACGATTCTCAACCCTTTAACCCAAGGACAAATAACCCCATCAGGGGAACAGTGTTAAAGGCTGCAACAATCCCATCTCAACAATACTAACAGCTTTAAAATCTGTTACCCACTAGAAGACTAAATGTTCAATACCTTTTGATCCCACCACCCCGCAATAAGagacatgaatacattttttgtttatattaagtTTAGCTTTATACCAAACCCCTAAAATATCTGGGCTAACAAACGGACAATATCTTTTTAAGTTTTGAGAGTTTCAACCTTGTCTCTGCCGCTCTAAGAAAAATATGATGCTAGGATTTAGCAAAGAAAGATCAAGGGAGTATTTAGTAAATTAGGTATTAATCTTGGCATACCACAACTTAAGTAACTGAACAAAATTGTTCATTTTTGCAAACTACGCACAAATAGTTTTTATACAAAAATTGCCTTGAAATACCTGAGAAAAACTGTACAATTTCTTCTTTACTGCAGCCAAAAGGAAGACCACGAAGCCGAACTGTTCCATCAGAGGCTGTGTCAACATCACCAGTACTGTTGTGTTTTAAAACCCATTCCATTTCTGTGTTGTTTGACTTGAATACTGAAAGACAGCATTTGATATTGCATTCAGATATGGTAGCTTCTTGCAAGCAGGTTGCTTTAACTTTTATTGAATGTCCCCAtcaaccaaaacatttttttactgaaatataaTTCAACGCAACTTTCCAACACACATTTAAAATTCCCAATGGCTTCAGTTATGAGTTAATCTAATTGCAGTTGAAAGTAGTGCTTGTTTATGCTTAATCTCTAGGTCTGACTCTTTAAACAATTTGGGAGAAATTCGCAAATAAAAATGCGAATGTCGCAGTGTAATTATTCATTAGGcttgcattgcgaacctttaacacgtGCTTagaggtggcgtaaacttttggagcaaacaaagtttttcattaagaagttttttttacatacatgcgCACTATAGCAAACTATAAAACTCGCACTCACTATCATACAGTtgcatgaggggcaaagtgttcacaaagtCAAAATAGTTCACTTTTTTAATGACTTGCATTTGCGACCATTTATCAGTACTCTTTTTTTAAGTTCCAAGAACAGGgaagcaaaaaatttaaaaaaaacatcaaattaagTAGcgataacatattaaaatatttttaaaacctgtaaatgtaatgaatatatattggaactttgctcagaaaatgtgtttttgggTTGATGACCCCTTTCATTTCAACTCAGGTTAAGGACAAAAATTAGACCAAGAAATACCTTCTATGTATCTGTGTCCCATATATTTTCGGTCTTTCTCCAAAGCCTTCTTAAGTTCTTCCTCAGTGTCCAATATAATAAAAGCCTCACCACTGGGACGTCCTTCTTTGGAGGTAGTAAAATGAATCCCACTTACACCATCAATGATATTACACTCTGTTgtattgttaaaacaaaaaacattaatatgTTTAATTGCAAAAGTCACCAATTAACACAAGTTATAAAGATATATagcctaaaataaaaaatctgcagCAGATTTCATTATGCTTAAAGGGCCAGGAACACAAAAATGAACAGATTATAaaagaattttcaaaaatgtaagttATTCTGCATAAAGTTTGTATATGTAAAACACAGTAAAAATGAAAAGGTTTTATATGCATTTACATGTGCTTTTAACCCAAACCCTACACACACAGCCCAGCCACTCTCCATAAGAGGAATACAGCAAGTAAGACGAGatgcaaaaaaaatagaatctgtGTGGGATTTAATCAACCTCGACCCTATTAGCAAAACTTGTACCTGGCCACatttggcacaaggtgcagaTTGCCTGCATTTGAAAGGATTTTGTATTGTGCTAAATGTGAAGTATCAGGATGACTGGTAATATATTTTTGGCCCAAAAGCACCAGCAGGGAAGCAACAGGTGATAATTTAAGGGGTCTACTGAATGAGTAAAAACACTACAGGTCAAGTGTCCATCTCGCCACAgttcttaaagaggttgttcaccttcaaacaactagttggtttcagataggtCACCATAAATAAcggctttttccaattactttctattttatgtgtgtcaccgtttttgtaatattgaattttaaagtgtaatttttcaccttctaaagcagctctgggaggggtggtcgccgaccctgtaaactgttctaaatggatacatttagttgatacattttcttatctttgaccctgctgagcagaatctctgggtttcattacaggcagctgttagaattgatacaatagttgccaatactccagagatgctgctgagaaatatatccgctaaaagttgcaaaattgttacagttcagaatcagcacctgaattactgagttaccagactgaaacaacagacattcaacttaaaacttagattttggaaatataaaataaataatggaaagtaattgaaaaaaaaaaacgtctatttctggggaacaatcagaaaacaactgaactgaaaaaagtttttggaaggtgaacaacccctttaataaatatataagtcaGACATTGAATCTAATGTATCCTTTGTCCGCAACAATATCCATATTAAAGCATCCTTATGCAACTGAGCACTATTCTAGTGGCCAGACAGCAAGCTGCTAGTTGATGAAAAGAACTTATTTTGAGTTTAAACTGGCAGCCTCCAATTCATAGAGGCAAAGAGATTACTTACTGCATTCATTCAACACAGAATAGCTCATGTTCTAAAATGCTAAAAGATATAGGGTGCCCACCTGAAAAAAACTCAAGTACTTCCTCCTTTGTACATGACCAAGGTAAGCCTCGAACCCTTACAATGTATTCGTCTGACATGTCTTACAGccctattaaaaataattcataaataagaCAAGTTTAGAACAaccttgcaggaaaaaaaaaccaaacaaaaaaactttagttATTTGGAAATTTGCAACAAATATACGGAGGAATTAATCAtgcaaattcatgtttttaaatcaTGCAAAATTTAgaatagaaattaaaaaacaaacaacggTTAAGGCCAGTGAGGAATTAGgtagaaatatttaataaaggggtggttcaccttcaggttatcttttaatatgttatagaatgaccaattctaagcaacttttaaatgtcttaattatatatttcttttatagtttttgaattatttgcttatttctgccttctacttttcagctttcaaataggggtcactgacctctaaaaacaaatgctctgtaaggctacaaatatattgttatttctactttgcataacaactttctattcaggcctctcctatccatatttcagcctcgtattcaaatcagtgagtgCATGGTTTCTAGTGTAATTTTGACCccatcaaccagattgctggaactgcacactgaagagctgctgaatgaaaagctaaataacaaaaaccacaaataaaaaattaaaccaattgcaaattgccttagaatatcactctctacatcatattaaaagttaactcaaaggtgaacaacccctttaagacaagcAAAGTTATTTCCAGCAAACAATTTACAAAGCAATACCAAAGGAAAAAaagtccaattctaagcaattttccattggtcttaattttttcgcttttatatataaattaaatcattggtcttctgactctttccagctttcaaataggggttaccgatccaatataaaaacaaatgctctgtaaggtattgttattgctacattttattggtCATCTTTTTATTTGGGCCTCTGCTATTCATTCCTCTTATACAAATCTATATGTGattactaggataatttggaccctagcaacttgatttctgaaattgcaaaatgaagaggagctaaataaaaatctaaactcaaaagccataaacaaaaaatgaaagccagttgtAAATTcgcccctctctacatcataccaagagTTCATGTAGAGGTGAACAACCATTTaagttcaagctttttttttttttttaaaccattgtccaccttaaaggaacagtaacaccaaaaaatgaaagcattttaaaggagaaggaaagctactgaggtaTTTTAATGGCAATAGATttgctacaatagtgcaagctagaatgctatatttattctgtagaatgttttactatacccgagtaaagagctctagaagccgtttgtttaggatagcagctgcagtattagcttggagtgccatcacttcctgccttagtctctccctgttcacttaaAGCTCTGGGCTCAGGTTACAGCAAAGGAAGGAAGGGGGCAAATGAGGGAAGgaaaagcaaactgagcatgctcacgcccagggcaaggaggtttaagctaaaggcaggaagtccgatacagaagcccatgagtacacaatagaaggaaagaaatgctgtgtttcttttgacaggggactcagagcagcattactttgagggtttactggtttatttaggtggacctctctgataacgcttacttagttttaacctttccttctccttcaaaggaatgacaatataatgtactgtggtGCTGCAcaagtaaaactggtgtgtgctatagaaaaaaaacagtttacataaacaagctgttgtgtagccatggggacagccaatcaagcacaggatacaccgtataTAGAAGTtcttaagaatcccattgtatactgttATCAgccatgtatcctgtgccttttctccttcttcAGCTTTAAATGATTACCCCCCCCTAGCTACACacctgcttgtttatataaagtgatgcagagtttctgaagcaaacagatttacCAGTACAGTAGAGTTTCATGGCTTTAAAATACTGTACTTTAATTTTTGTGTTACGGCTGCTTTAAGAAATGTTACTGTAATCCTTATTAATAGAGCAGGGGGCACTGTGCCTAaacctggccatagacgcaaatgtGGAGAGTcgcgacatttttcgtctggcagagatcagtcgtttggtcgatcggacaggttaaaagatttgttggctgtgggtaatatctctgcgtgtattgccgatcgtgtgattttcagagggagactgtcactagttttggtcGGAAGGTAAAGGTggcatacacgggcagataaagctgtcaATATCTGTCGTTTAGACCAATtcaacagcttatctgcccatgtatgggagcttcccgatcgatatctggccacgatatcgatcgggaaggtttgatttttacccggcCGACCCATCTGAGCCCCTTCGTGCATCGTGAtacgatcgttcgaccatacggtCGATcgttcggattacccccgatatagccatagCGTTAGCGGcatattagggaaagatccgctcgtttggcgatgtcgccaaacaagcggatctttaaaggggttgtttaccttccaaacacttttttcaattcagtcgtttttagattgttccccagaaataaagacttttttcaattactttccattatttattttttacgttttttcccaaaatctaagtttaaagttgaatgttccggtctctggggtttcagtttggcagctcagtaattcaggcgcagactctgaactgttttttgcaacatttagttgatacatttctcagcagcatctctggagtattagcaactattgtatcagttctaacagctgcctgtaatgaaacccagagattctgctcagcagggacaaagataagaaatgtatcaactaaatgtatctctttataacagtttacagggtcggcgaccccccttccaagagctgcttcagaaggtgaaaaatgacactttacatttaaatattaaaaaccgtcacacatagaaaatagaaagtcattggaaaaagttgttatttctggtgatctatctgataacaactagttgttttgaaggtgaacaacccctttaaatttcgtacaattgctgtcaggggcagaacatcggccaatctgttcttttactactttatttgatctgattggttagtgacagttcgggagatggggaagtccgatcgtaggttgattcgtacgatcagatctttgcgtctgtggccagctttactcagaAGGGAACATGAAAAGCCTGGGTGCAACCAAAGTATTCCTCCCCTACTCACAATCCAACCAGAGGTGACGTCACTATTCCTTGGGAAAGGCCCCGAGTCAATCATTGGCTGTTTAGCGTAAGGCGCCAGGGTTGTATAAGAACAAAGGACCGTATATAAACGAAGTAGCGACTATCGCATAAGTGTAACGCTACAAAATGTTCCAGGCACATTATCTCGCCCGTAC
This sequence is a window from Xenopus laevis strain J_2021 chromosome 7S, Xenopus_laevis_v10.1, whole genome shotgun sequence. Protein-coding genes within it:
- the hnrnph3.S gene encoding heterogeneous nuclear ribonucleoprotein H3 isoform X3, which produces MMGQRPGPYDRPMGGRGAYYGAGRGNIYDRMRGGAGYGGGYSGFEEYGGFNNYGFGTDGFDDRLREGRGMAQAYGGGGDGSAGFHSGHFVHMRGLPFRATESDIANFFSPLTPIRVHIDAGADGRATGEADVEFATHEDAVAAMSKDKNNMQHRYIELFLNSTAGGGAGMGCYSRDGLDSTGYGAVSRMGMTGNYSGCYGNPDGLGGYGRGNTGNSGGYYGQQDNMGAGWRGMY
- the hnrnph3.S gene encoding heterogeneous nuclear ribonucleoprotein H3 isoform X1, translated to MSDEYIVRVRGLPWSCTKEEVLEFFSECNIIDGVSGIHFTTSKEGRPSGEAFIILDTEEELKKALEKDRKYMGHRYIEVFKSNNTEMEWVLKHNSTGDVDTASDGTVRLRGLPFGCSKEEIVQFFSGLRIVPNGITLTVDYQGRSTGEAFVQFASKEIAENALGKHKERIGHRYIEIFKSSRSEIRSNYDPPRRMMGQRPGPYDRPMGGRGAYYGAGRGNIYDRMRGGAGYGGGYSGFEEYGGFNNYGFGTDGFDDRLREGRGMAQAYGGGGDGSAGFHSGHFVHMRGLPFRATESDIANFFSPLTPIRVHIDAGADGRATGEADVEFATHEDAVAAMSKDKNNMQHRYIELFLNSTAGGGAGMGCYSRDGLDSTGYGAVSRMGMTGNYSGCYGNPDGLGGYGRGNTGNSGGYYGQQDNMGAGWRGMY
- the hnrnph3.S gene encoding heterogeneous nuclear ribonucleoprotein H3 isoform X2, encoding MGHRYIEVFKSNNTEMEWVLKHNSTGDVDTASDGTVRLRGLPFGCSKEEIVQFFSGLRIVPNGITLTVDYQGRSTGEAFVQFASKEIAENALGKHKERIGHRYIEIFKSSRSEIRSNYDPPRRMMGQRPGPYDRPMGGRGAYYGAGRGNIYDRMRGGAGYGGGYSGFEEYGGFNNYGFGTDGFDDRLREGRGMAQAYGGGGDGSAGFHSGHFVHMRGLPFRATESDIANFFSPLTPIRVHIDAGADGRATGEADVEFATHEDAVAAMSKDKNNMQHRYIELFLNSTAGGGAGMGCYSRDGLDSTGYGAVSRMGMTGNYSGCYGNPDGLGGYGRGNTGNSGGYYGQQDNMGAGWRGMY